CGAACTCATTCAGTTTCAGTTCGGCTGCTTCACGGTTGGCGGCCCGATGAACTTGTTTAAAGTCACTGATCACGGCCTTGCGGTCTTTTACGCGAAATTTGTTCATCAGATTCCGCCCAACGTGAACCAGGCAACGTTGTCGTTTGGCTTTAGGGAAATGCCGATTCAAGCCTTCATCCAAACCAACTAACCCATCGGCCACAAACAACAGCACATCTTTAACGCCCTGCTTGATCAAGGTTCCCAGCAGTTCAGTCCAGATTCCAGTCGATTCCGTTGGCGCCACTTGGTAGTTCAGCACTTCTTTCGTACCATCTGGACGAATGCCAATCGCAATATGAACGGCTTCTTTTTGAACGGTATCCCGCTTTAACGGCAAGTAAGTGGCATCTAAGAAGATGGCCGCATATTGTGAAGCCAGTCGACGTTGCTGGAAAGCTTGAACCTGTTCATTGACGGCTTTAGTCATGTTGGAAACTGTGGCTTTGGAGTAGTGAGCACCGTACATTTTCTCAATGAGTTCGGCAATTTCAGCAGTGGTAATTCCCTTGGTATACAACTGAATGACCGTTGTTTCTAAATTATCACTGTGCCGACCGTAGGCTGGCAAGGTATGATTTTCAAACCGGCCATTGCGATCTCGAGGAATGGTTAAGTTAAGTTGGCCGTACTTCGTATCAAACGAGCGCTCATAACTGCCGTTGCGGTTATTACCAGTGTTAATCCCAGCGTATGAGTAGCGTTCGTAACCCAAAAACTCTGCCAATTCGGTTTGAAGCAGCTGGTTAATCGCAATTTCGAGGTGGTGACGAAAAACTTCGTCCAAATCTTGCTTTTGGGCTAGTGCAGCGATAATTTCTGTGGTAAGTTCATTCATGGGGAATGCCTCCTGTGATGTTTTCTGTGGTTACTAAATATCATAAGGGAAGGCATTCCCTATTTCTATACAATTCAGAAATCTTTTATGCATTTACACAAGATATTTTACGCTCTCCAAAAACGAACCAAATAGATTATATTTGGCAGATTTGGAAGTAACAGCAAAAGACGTTTATATTAAGCGAGAGCCATTAAAATCGCCTGAACCCCTTGGTACAAGCGGACTTCTCAAAAAGAGAAACCCGCATGATACCGTTTCTGATACGTCTGAACCCCTTGGTACAAGCGGACTTCTCAAAAAGAGACAAGATCTAGACTATACTAATAATTTAGATACTAATAGATACAATATAGATACTCAAAAGTTGGACTTTTCCACAGCCAATTTCTCCCCAGCAGAAATTCAAAAGCAAAACCAGGATTTGGTGAACCATGCTAATGATTTCTTAACTGATGAAGACAGTGGCTTACCGGTTTTCTTAGAACCAGAAGCTGTGCAACTACTTAGTTTTTGGTGCCGTACCCCGCAACAAATGCGGCGCTTCATTGGCATTATCTTAAATGCTAAGTACCGAGTTGAGAAAGATCACAAAGATATTGGTGTCATAATCCTACTTGGTGATGAGGAACTGAGACCTTTAATGACTAAAGCCTTGAGACGCTACTTTAACGTCCTTAGAAGCAATGAGAAGCACATCAAGAATGTTGAGAACTACTTATACGGCACCATGCAAAACCT
This sequence is a window from Pediococcus claussenii ATCC BAA-344. Protein-coding genes within it:
- a CDS encoding IS256 family transposase, encoding MNELTTEIIAALAQKQDLDEVFRHHLEIAINQLLQTELAEFLGYERYSYAGINTGNNRNGSYERSFDTKYGQLNLTIPRDRNGRFENHTLPAYGRHSDNLETTVIQLYTKGITTAEIAELIEKMYGAHYSKATVSNMTKAVNEQVQAFQQRRLASQYAAIFLDATYLPLKRDTVQKEAVHIAIGIRPDGTKEVLNYQVAPTESTGIWTELLGTLIKQGVKDVLLFVADGLVGLDEGLNRHFPKAKRQRCLVHVGRNLMNKFRVKDRKAVISDFKQVHRAANREAAELKLNEFANNWHQTYPKLIKDLLKMPNLLTFMDFPSAIRQSLYSTNLIENFNKHLKRTTHHKEQFPTEDSLDRFLVSQFNVYNEKSLKRIHRGFKGLQDTLEASFI
- a CDS encoding replication initiation protein RepA; translation: MNHANDFLTDEDSGLPVFLEPEAVQLLSFWCRTPQQMRRFIGIILNAKYRVEKDHKDIGVIILLGDEELRPLMTKALRRYFNVLRSNEKHIKNVENYLYGTMQNLFGVWWNKQAAREYAAKHPEEQNTYNEPYWN